The DNA segment TATAATGATTTTTTACTAATTTCTTCTGAAAAAATAATTGATTATATTGAAAAAGAAGAATCTATTTGGCTGGCAGAATTAGAATTAGAAATACAAAAAAACATTTACTTAAAGGTAGAAAATAGTCATATATATAACCAATACGATATAATTCCATTAAATTTAAAAAAATTCTAAAACATTGTTGACAGCTTTAGAAAAAGAGCTATAATGTATCCTGATAGCCGCCGACTTAGCTCAGTGGGGAGAGCAACTGACTTGTAATCAGTAGGTCGCCAGTTCGAGTCCGGCAGTCGGCACCATAATGGAGTGGTAGTTCAGTTGGTTAGAATATCTGCCTGTCACGCAGGAGGTCGCGGGTTCGAGTCCCGTCCATTCCGCCATATAAATATTAAGGTCTAGTTCTTAACTCAGTTTTCCCCTTTTTACTTCTGATATCTTGATCTAGACCTTAATTTATTTAACCATAGTAGTTTTAAAGTTTTATTATGTAAATCAATAATATTAATTTATAGTGAATTAACTAGATATTGTTAAATTGGCATAAGAGTGTTTGTATATTAATTATTGTTATTTATTTTGTAATGGTGTAATTTTATAAAAATATATAATCAATTTAAAAAGTATGAATATAATTATATAATGCTTGTCAGCAATTAATTAATACTTTATCTTGAAATTTATATCCACAAAATATTAATAATTATTTGTGATTTTTTTATTAACTAAAGAAGATAAAAAACAGCTAAGTAAAAGAGTGCTTTTAACAAAAAAAAATATAAATAAATCTAAATCTCAAAAGTAAATATCTAAAGAAATAGGTATTAGTATTTATACGGTAACTAGATGTTCTAATGTTTAAAAGATTGCTATGCAAGAGTGAAAGAAATATTTAGTGAAAATATTAAAAAATAGGTGAATAAATATAAGTAAAAAATCCAGAAAATTTTTGACTCACATATTGTATAGAGTCAGAATTAGACTGATGATGATTTGAAGTATACAGTTGCGTAATATGAGAAAAGATTAGATGAAAAAATTATGTCTTGTTTTAGAAAACTCATAATATTTACATTATAATAACTATTTGTTTTATGATAAAATTTAGTATTTTATTCTGATACTAGAAAACTATTTGTAATTCATCTATATTTATATTATAGCTGAAAATTTTCAGGGTACGGATATTAACTGTGAAAAACTATATTTAAAATAAAAATAAAAAAACATGAAAGTAGTTGGTGTAGTAACAAAGGTTTCTAATGGTAGAGAAAATCTACTTGAGCAGACTTGGTAGCTATTCTTTAATAGAGAATTTTTAGAGTATATTAATGGTTAAAACTTATCTCAAGATGTAGTATTGGTTTACTATAATTATGTAATCATATAGTATCATATACTCTTTTGATAGGTTATGAAGTAAATGAGTCTGAGGTACCAACAGACTTAAATTCTATTGTAATTGAACTTAATCATGAAGTCTCTAGAGTAGATGGCGAGCTTCCTGATGTGATAATAGATAAATAGTAAGAAATTTGCGCAGATAACTCTAAAAAGAGAGCTTATAAAGTAGATTTTGATAGATATAATCTATATAGAATTATCAAAACACAGAAACTTCAAAAAATATGTAAAAAATGGAAACTACATTAACAAGAATTGTTGAAGCAAAAATAAAGTGGCTTTTTGAAAAAAAGACTACTTTCACTATATATATATCAGAAATAAGTTATCAAAACAGATAGAAAATAGAGCAGTATTTATTTTAGAATATAAAAAAGAGTTAACCTTCTAAAGGATTTAAATGAAATTGCAGCTGTGTACAAAAAAAACTATGCAAATGTAATATCTGTGCTCACAGGTGAAGAGTTTTTTTGGTTAGTTTGCAAATCTAGGATTGTTAGAAAGCAAGTTACATAATCTATACTTTGTAAAGATTTTATAGTATATAAATATCAAATAATATTTACGACATTATCAAGCTTATGCAGCGTTACTGATGCTTTCAGTACTTGATGGTAGTGAGTATAAAAAAATAGCAAAAGTTGCTAATAGTCTTGGTATGGGAATACTTACAGAGATTAGTAATGAAGAGAAACTTGAAAGATCGTATAAAATCTAAAAAGTAATTATAATAGTTGCAACCTTAGAGACCTATCCATAGATTTAAATACTACATGTCTTTTAGCTCAAAAAAAATACCTAAGTGATTTACTCTAATTTTAGAATCAGGCATTTACAAAAAAACAAGAAGTATGTGATCTTAGAAACTATGTAAGTGGTTTTCTTATTAGTAGTTATATTATGGCTGAGCGTAATCTAGAATTTGCGGTTAGGAAGATATTTTATGGATTTAATAAAATTTGTGGTTTAACTTTTAAAAAAAAATATATAAAAAGCTTATGATGCTGGAGCTATATATGGTGGATTTATTTTTGTTGAGAGATCTCATCACTATGTAGATTTTGTCATGGCAAAACAGATAAAAAAATTATATTAAATTATGTAGGCGTATTTGTACATGCTAAGATAGAAAATGTAGCAGATACTTATCATGTACTAAAATTAAGTGCCGTGCAATTACATGGAAATGAAGATCAAGAGTATATAGATACTCTAAAATTAAAACTACATAGAAACTGTCAAATATGGAAAGCTTATGGAGTAGATAAAACTCTTCAAAATTTTTTTTGATAATGTGGATTAATCATCTGTTAGATGCTCAAGTAGATGGTAAGGCTGGTGGTACTGGTAAAGCATTTGATTGGAATCTTATAAAAGATATAAAAAAAATATGATTCTTGCTGGTGGTCTTAATGCTAAAAATATAGCTTAAGCAATAGGTTTAAAATGTTAAGCTTATGATATTAATTTAGGTGTAGAATCTGAGCCATGTCAAAAAGATCAAAATAAGTTAAATGAAGTTTTTGATGTAATTAGAAATTACTAAGATTTTATTGATATTTTTTTAGTAGTGTTATCTTTTTCTTTTTTAGGAATATTTAAGCTTAATATACCATTATTATACTTAGCTTCTATCTTATCACTATCTATATTATCAGGTAGATTTATACTACGTTGAAACTCGCCATAATAACGTTCTTGTACATGGTGCTTTTTATCTTTGTGTAAGTGTTCGCGCTTTGCTTTTATATATAGTTTATTTTTATCTAGTTCTATATCTATATCTTTCTCTTCTACTCCTGCTAAATCTGCAGTGACATTATAAGAACCTTCATCTTCAATGATATCTAGATTTATATTTTCTAAATATCTTTCATCTTTATAATTTTTAGGGAAACTAAAAAAATTATCAAAAAGATCATTGATAGAATGTTTTAGTTCAAATGGATTATATCTAATTTCTTTACTCATATTTGTTCTCCTTCTGAATTATGTTCTCACACCTTTCAATTTGAATATGTGATCATATTTGAAAATTTCAAGCAATATGTTTTTAAAATTATTTCATACAAGTCTAGTTATAAACTTTTAACTATAGCATAACATATTGTTACCAATCCTAAAAATCGAGAAAATAATAGATTAGTTTTAGATAGTGTTGATTTGAAACTATTATCGATTAAAATATATGATTCAGATCTATTAGAGTCAAATTTTAGTGTTGATAAAAATTAGCTGATTATCCATAATGCTCCTAATAACATTATTTTACAGAAAGTTATTTAGATTAATCCTTATGCTAATTTTTTAGAAGGTTTGTATAAATCTGGAGATGCGTTATGTACTCAATGTGAGGCTACATGATTTAATAAAGATTATATACTATTTAGATAGACATGATGTTATGTCGTTTTATACTATCAAAATTATTGCTGACAAGCAAATACCATGTTATTCTCTCTCAAATGGAGATAAGATTGATTCAGGAGATATTTCTGATTCACTGCATTTTGCAACGTGAAAAGATCCATTTAAACCTTGTTACTTATCTATGCTTGTAGCTGGTGATTTAGCAAATATAAAATATACCTATATTACAAAATCAAAACGTAAAGTTAATCTTAAGATTTATGCTTTTAAGAAAGATATAGATAAATGTCATTATGCTATGCAATCTGTTAAGGACTCAATGAAATGGGATTAGCAAAGATTTAATCTCGAGTACAATCTTACATTTATGATTGTAACTGTGCCAGATTTAATGCTGATGCGATGGAAAATAATGGTCTAAATACCTTTAATACCAAACATACTATGGCTGGTGATAAAATAGCAACTGATAAAGATTTTAAGTTGGTACAAAATGTCGTCGGTCATGAGTATTTTAATAACTGGACAGGCAATATAGTTACATGGAGACACTTGTTTCAATTAAGTCTAAAATAGGGATTAACCATATTTAGAGATCAAGAATTCACCTCTGATCTGAATTCAAGATATGTAAAGCGTATTGATGATGTTCGCATAATCAGAAGTTTACAATTTACTGAAGATGCTAGTCCAATATTTCATCTTATCCGTCCTGATTCATATATCGATGAATAATTTCTATGCTGTTACTTATTTACTAATAAGGGCGCAGAAGTAATTAGAATGATTTATACTATATTAGGCGAAGATAGTTTCCAGAAAGGTATGAAACTTTATATTTACGTGATAGTCAGGTAGTTACTTGCGAATACTATGGTAGATGCAAATAATTGTGATTTTAGCTTATTTAAAAGATAGTATAGCCAATCAGGTACACCAAATATTAAAGTTACGGAGAAATATAATACAGATAGTCAAATTTACAGCTTAACTTTGGAGAAAAACATACCGCCAACTACTGATCAACAAGTCAAACAAGTATTGACATATACCAGTTAAAATATTGAGCTTAATGAGCAAAAACAAACTTATACTTAATAAATATCTCAGCAAAACCAGTGGTTTCTTTATTTAGGGATTTTTCTGCTTATTCATTAATTGGTGTATTTGGTGTTAACTTTTCTCAATATTATCATAAAAATGGTTTAGGTTATGCTTTTATGGGTTGTGTAGTTTTTAATTTAGCCAATAATATTACTTGTGGCAGCTATCGATATTGCTGGTATGTCTGTAGCATTTCCTTTAGCTATTGGTTTAGCCTTAGTTATAGAGGTGTAATAACAAATTATATAGAAACACCTTTAGGTTAGCCTATAGAGTTATTTTTAGGAGTTTTAAGTGTACTTTTGCAGCAATTATTATCTATATGGTTATATATAAGCGTATTTCTGATAACAAATCAATTATTTCAGGTATTTTAACGGGCTTTTTCTATCCTTTAGTTATTTAAAGTCTATATCAAGTGATTTTGTGGTTCCTCAATCTGGTTTGATGACACCATATACAGCTAGTTTTATATTTGCGTTAAGGATTTTATATCAAACTTTATAATCAATGGCTGGATGATTAAATTTCCTATTTTAAGAAAAAACTTAAATTTAAAGGATATTTTTCACAATGAACTCCAGTTACACACTATAGTTATCTTAGATGTTGTTTTATCTGTAGAATTGGTTGTTTGAACTTTATAGCATTCCAGTATTGCTAGACTTTCTATTTCTTATGGTTTATGACAAGTAGCAATAATAGCAGCTTTTTGGAGAGTGTTTATTTCGAAAGAATTTGCTAAAGCTCCAAAAGTCACAAATAAAATTATATTATTAATTTTTATAACTTATATTTTAGGTTTAACTTTGATTGTTTTTGCAAGAAATATTTAAAAATAATTTTATATATTATAGTTTTACCAATCTTTAAAATTAAAGTATTTTCTTGACCATAATAATTACTGATTATATAGAGGCCTGTTTAAATCTCTTTGGTAGTTCAAAAAAACTCTGGCGTAAGTCTAATAGTTCCAATGCATGCCTATAGTTTTCTTAGCTTTAATATCTATGGATATTTTTATTAGCTTCCTTTGGCGTAGCATGGATAGAACGCATAAAATCACGGTTCATAGGCACTTATTCATATAGCTATGTCAAGCTTGTTATTTTTTATCAATTTCTTTGAATATTTCACCTTTTATTTTCATCCTTGATTGCGAAGCTAGCCCACAGAGTTTTATTTCTATCAAATAAACTATGATCTGAGAAATGCACATAAGGTAAGCAAGTAATACTAGTATAAGCTAGAGTAATTTGTTGCAAACTGTTTTTCTTTTTTGAATATGGGTTAATAAAACAAATTTCAAAAAATCTTTCTTAGCTCAGAAGTGAAGGGCTACCTTGAGGATTAGAAAATTTATTTTTATAAGTTATATACTGATTTTAAAAGTATGTTTGACTTATGCAGA comes from the Francisella persica ATCC VR-331 genome and includes:
- a CDS encoding Hsp20/alpha crystallin family protein, which translates into the protein MSKEIRYNPFELKHSINDLFDNFFSFPKNYKDERYLENINLDIIEDEGSYNVTADLAGVEEKDIDIELDKNKLYIKAKREHLHKDKKHHVQERYYGEFQRSINLPDNIDSDKIEAKYNNGILSLNIPKKEKDNTTKKISIKS